The genome window GTGATAGATCACGAACCAACCTCGTAAAACGATTGAATACCGATCCTATCGGAACCATTCGAATATTCATGATTCCTGTTTGTAAATCCTTCGAAATTCGATTGATCTGATCGATCTTAGACTTCAATTCATTGAAAAGTGTATCTTCACCAAACAGTGCCAAAAGATCATCATAGATTTTTTGGAAACCAGAATTGGTAATTACAAGTTCACCCACATTATTCAAAAGTTGATCCAGTTTATCGGAAGAGACTTTAATACTTTTTAGAACGATTTTTGCATCCGTTGTAGCTTTATCCAAGCTCGGATCCATCAAATCAGAATTAGTCGAATCCAAACTTCCTCGAATGGCTTGTGCTTCAGCAACCGTATTCTGAGTCTTGTTATTGGATGTTTGTTTTGAAGATGATTTATTTTCTTGGGTATTAGAATCCGAAGCTTTCTTTTCTACTTTTTTTGCTTCGGGCAATTTGAATCGATTGATATTTATAGTCTCAACCATATCCATATTGGCAATTTCATGGATCTCTGCTTCTTGTTTCTTACTTAGAAATACAAAATATAAACTCTCAGAGGCTGAGCCTGATTCCAATTCTTCTTCAGTAGGTTTTGATTTAGCAATAAGCCCATAATTTTTTAAGTTTTGAAGAATAAGGGAAAATCTTAAACCTTTCATTGGCGTATCAGCTTTCAAGATGATTCTAACTTTGTAGGGATTCATTCCAGGGCGTGCGGTTAATTCTTCTTGAATATCAGCAACATCATCCATTGTGATTATAAGTGCATTCGGATTCATTTTATTCTTACCATCGCCTTTGGTTTGATTATTCTGCGCTTGTTGTCCATCCATTTTCGTTGAGTCTTCGTTAGATTTTTGATTGTCAGAAGAATCTGTTTTCTGTGAACTAGCTCGCGTGCTTGGATTTTTCTCATATTCATCAATTGCTTGAATCATATGAGTAAATGGTTCATCAGACTTTTCCCCATTTGCAACTTTAGAAATAACGCCTTTGATGAGATCGAAGCATTCAAATAAAATATTTACAAGAGTGATATTGACTTCGAGAGTTCCTTCTCGAATTTTTTGTAGAAGGTTTTCCATCTTATGTGAAAGATCAGATAGATTGTATAAACCAACGAATGCGGCCGAACTCTTAAGAGAATGTGCTGCACGAAATATATCATTTATAATTTCTTGATTGTGATGATCTTTTTCTAGAAGTAGAAGATTGGAATTCAATTCTTCAATTTGATCTTCGGATTCCTCTAAGAATAATTCTGTGTATTCGCCTAATATTCCAGCCATTCAGAACTCCTAATTATCTTGAACAAATTCAACAAGCTGATTGATTCCAAGATTGAGAATTAGATGATCATTGATTCTCGAAACACTTTCAATGAGCTTACCATAGCTTAGAGCGAGATCATCCGTCGTATAATTAATATTAGATTCAGTAATCTTGACAACTTGGCGAACTTCATCCACGAGAAGTCCAAATCTTTTATCATCCTTCATGACAACAACAAATCTTGACGAAGGTTGAAGTTCGGTGAAGGAAATATCAAATCTTTTCTTGAGATCAATGATGGGAATGATCTCACCACGTAGATTGATTACACCCATAATATAATCTTCTACATTAGGAATCCTTGTTATTGGAACAGGTTTGAGAATTTCATGAACGCTGAGCAATTCAAGTCCGAAGAATTCACCTTCAATGATAAAGGAAAGAAATTGTTGAGTTTCTTCAGTTAAAATTTCTTCTTCAACTTCTTGATTATCGGTATCTATTTCATTCAAAGCCAAACTGTTCACCCTTTATCTTAATCCTATTATCGACATGGTTTCCTTCAATCTAAAAAAGAGAAAATCCCCAAATCTGTTATCACTTTACCCGTTCTTAGATCATGGCTTTCTGATTGAAAATTCAATGGAAAGCAAAAACTCCAAGTGATTCCCAGAATTTTCCTAGCATCTACCGACTCCAGGCATTTGTCAAAATATCCCTTACCGCGACCTAAACGAGCTCCATTTATGTCAAAACCAAGCCCTGGAATCACCAAAAAATCCAACTCACCAGGCTGAATCAATTCATCTCCTGCAGGCTCTCGAATTCCATAACGTCCAATATTCCAAGAAATCGGTTTAACCAATTCCAATTCGTTGTCGCTTACAACACGAGGGTAATAAATTTCAAATTCTATACCATTTGGTGGATCCAATAAAGGCTCCCATTGATCTGCCTGATACATAAGCACATTCAACTTACCACGATTGTTTTGTTTTGAAAAA of Leptospira sp. GIMC2001 contains these proteins:
- a CDS encoding chemotaxis protein CheW, giving the protein MNEIDTDNQEVEEEILTEETQQFLSFIIEGEFFGLELLSVHEILKPVPITRIPNVEDYIMGVINLRGEIIPIIDLKKRFDISFTELQPSSRFVVVMKDDKRFGLLVDEVRQVVKITESNINYTTDDLALSYGKLIESVSRINDHLILNLGINQLVEFVQDN
- a CDS encoding 5-formyltetrahydrofolate cyclo-ligase; this encodes MEKIISESKAIARKKAKSLIANMQSSEKISKTKKITDLFTEHIQYFSKQNNRGKLNVLMYQADQWEPLLDPPNGIEFEIYYPRVVSDNELELVKPISWNIGRYGIREPAGDELIQPGELDFLVIPGLGFDINGARLGRGKGYFDKCLESVDARKILGITWSFCFPLNFQSESHDLRTGKVITDLGIFSFLD